In Macadamia integrifolia cultivar HAES 741 unplaced genomic scaffold, SCU_Mint_v3 scaffold2769, whole genome shotgun sequence, the following are encoded in one genomic region:
- the LOC122067226 gene encoding uncharacterized protein LOC122067226: MHAKTDSEVTSLAASSPTRSPPRGRPVYYVQSPSRDSHDGEKTTTSFHSTPVLSPMGSPPHSHSSVGRHSRESSTSRFSGSLKPGSRKILPNEATRGSDRKGHKSWKEPVIEEEGLLNDDDTEKGLPRRCYLLAFVVGFMFLFSFFSLILWGASRPQKPQINMKSITFEHFALSAGSDSSGVATEMVSMNSTVKFTYRNTATFFGVHVTSTPFDLTYSMLTIGTGTVNKFYQSRKSQRTVAVVVSGNKIPMYGGGASLSSSGGNLTAPVHLKLDFMIRSRAYVLGKLVKPKFFKNIDCSIVYDPKKINVPLSLKNSCTYD; this comes from the exons ATGCACGCGAAGACGGATTCAGAGGTGACAAGCTTGGCGGCATCGTCCCCAACGAGGTCACCTCCTAGAGGGAGACCGGTGTACTACGTGCAGAGCCCATCAAGAGACTCGCACGATGGTGAGAAGACCACCACTTCCTTCCATTCCACGCCGGTGCTTAGCCCTATGGGTTCCCCTCCTCACTCACACTCCTCCGTGGGCCGTCACTCTCGGGAGTCCTCCACCAGTCGTTTCTCCGGTTCCCTCAAGCCAGGCTCTCGCAAGATCTTACCCAATGAAGCCACCCGTGGAAGCGATCGCAAAGGTCACAAGTCTTGGAAGGAACCCGTCATCGAAGAAGAGGGTCTTCTTAACGATGATGATACGGAGAAGGGTTTACCCCGTCGATGCTATCTTCTTGCTTTTGTTGTTGGATTCatgtttcttttctcctttttctccttgATTTTATGGGGAGCCAGTCGTCCTCAGAAACCCCAAATCAATATGAAG AGCATCACATTCGAGCACTTCGCGCTTTCAGCGGGCTCGGATTCTTCTGGAGTGGCAACAGAGATGGTCTCCATGAACTCCACTGTTAAGTTCACCTACCGAAACACTGCGACGTTTTTTGGGGTCCATGTGACATCAACGCCTTTCGATCTCACCTACTCCATGCTTACCATCGGCACTGGAACC GTGAACAAGTTCTATCAATCAAGGAAGAGCCAAAGAACAGTGGCAGTAGTAGTGTCTGGGAACAAGATCCCGATGTATGGAGGAGGTGCTAGTCTGAGCAGTTCAGGTGGAAACCTGACTGCGCCGGTGCATCTGAAACTAGATTTCATGATCCGTTCGAGAGCTTATGTTCTGGGCAAATTGGTTAAACCGAAGTTCTTTAAAAACATCGACTGCTCAATCGTCTATGACCCCAAGAAGATTAATGTTCCCCTTTCACTCAAGAACTCCTGCACATACGATTAA